The following coding sequences lie in one Apium graveolens cultivar Ventura chromosome 3, ASM990537v1, whole genome shotgun sequence genomic window:
- the LOC141714094 gene encoding uncharacterized protein LOC141714094, whose translation MKREGRPHGLVRSFCIIPSPLNPNHHPRVINKLDSPPTAGLFTKVTSKPTNHSKFTGRCGKPKCSDCHVQPACKSKDKAKGSQKLKSTTDVSTDCKYMSWQVKDQTTNETKKSFEYSATRILDRLANDYDEYSDYSDDEHYDEDVEIRSHEFDHKDWFFVQDNYVTAV comes from the coding sequence ATGAAGAGGGAGGGTCGCCCGCACGGCCTGGTACGTAGCTTTTGTATCATTCCGTCGCCATTGAACCCGAATCACCATCCAAGAGTCATTAACAAGCTCGATTCACCCCCAACAGCCGGACTATTCACAAAGGTCACCTCAAAACCCACCAATCATTCCAAGTTTACAGGCAGGTGTGGCAAACCTAAGTGCTCCGATTGTCATGTCCAGCCGGCTTGTAAGTCCAAAGATAAGGCCAAGGGTTCGCAAAAGTTGAAGTCTACAACCGATGTTAGCACCGATTGTAAGTACATGTCTTGGCAAGTTAAGGATCAGACAACCAATGAGACCAAGAAAAGTTTCGAGTATTCGGCTACTCGTATTCTTGATCGTCTCGCTAACGATTATGATGAGTATTCGGATTATTCTGATGATGAGCATTATGATGAAGATGTTGAGATTAGGAGTCATGAATTTGATCACAAAGATTGGTTCTTTGTCCAAGATAATTATGTGACTGCAGTTTAG
- the LOC141710668 gene encoding myb-related protein 315-like has translation MGRQPCCDKVGLKRGPWTTDEDCRLMNFILENGIQCWRTIPKLAGLLRCGKSCRLRWINYLRPDLKRGMLSETEENQIIQLHACLGNRWSKIASHFPGRTDNEIKNHWNTRIKKRLKDQHIEPKEKAELIFEMMPESSSHIPETKPKTNEMNGRRYEIDILSDETTILLNNYEMISENLDEASLTNHVVNTSASYSPSFCVEESSSKLSIEKSASTLGDPMQQWVQSTHSMLSWDPFNQLEEQLFYFRSG, from the exons ATGGGAAGACAACCTTGCTGTGATAAAGTTGGGCTGAAGAGAGGTCCATGGACTACTGACGAAGATTGCAGACTCATGAATTTTATTCTTGAGAATGGCATACAGTGTTGGAGAACAATACCCAAGCTTGCAG GATTGCTAAGATGCGGAAAAAGTTGTAGATTAAGATGGATTAATTATTTGAGGCCAGACCTTAAGAGGGGGATGCTTTCTGAGACAGAAGAGAATCAAATTATACAACTGCATGCTTGTCTTGGCAATAG GTGGTCTAAGATTGCCTCTCATTTTCCTGGCCGCACTGATAATGAAATCAAGAACCACTGGAACACCCGTATCAAGAAAAGGCTAAAAGACCAACACATTGAGCCTAAAGAGAAAGCGGAGTTGATTTTTGAGATGATGCCAGAGTCTAGTTCACATATTCCTGAGACCAAGCCAAAAACCAATGAGATGAATGGGAGACGATATGAAATCGACATACTATCAGATGAAACCACCATTCTCTTGAATAACTATGAAATGATAAGTGAAAACTTGGATGAAGCCTCATTGACGAACCACGTTGTCAACACCTCTGCTTCTTACAGCCCTTCATTCTGTGTGGAAGAATCTTCGAGTAAATTATCAATTGAAAAATCTGCTTCTACCCTAGGAGATCCTATGCAACAATGGGTACAATCTACGCATTCCATGCTGTCGTGGGATCCTTTTAATCAATTAGAAGAACAGCTTTTCTATTTTAGAAGTGGATAA